A window of the Rhodospirillales bacterium genome harbors these coding sequences:
- a CDS encoding ABC transporter substrate-binding protein produces MRFLKFLAATLIVATPAFAEQGVSDDEIVIGSVNDLSGIFAAFGAPAVTAAQMHFDVVNGAGGIHGRTIRFVVEDSSYQMQKAMQGYNKLVNRDQVFAMFLSLGTPMNIAGFKLTTPNNIPNISPLSAARQMVEEPIRLRFLGSSTYYDQLRLAARYMVEHHEVTTVCTMYIPSDFGIEVQEALSDEAAANAAVTYAAETAHKPDETDFAGSLQKLRSEGCEMVGLALGIRQTITVLGTAKKLGFDDIKFVGSSGSFHTLLAKVPGGLTEGLFAAAGWADLAARADQPEPAAFIAAYTEAHGEFPGTGALLGYSAATGLTRALEKAGRNLTVDTFLEAIESLDYYDPILDNHVDYSADDHQGSDEVILSVVEGGQWKEIARLQ; encoded by the coding sequence ATGAGATTCCTGAAATTTCTGGCGGCAACACTGATCGTCGCGACACCCGCCTTCGCCGAGCAGGGTGTCAGCGATGACGAGATTGTCATCGGTTCCGTGAACGACCTGTCCGGAATCTTTGCGGCGTTCGGCGCACCCGCGGTCACTGCCGCACAGATGCATTTCGACGTGGTCAACGGCGCCGGCGGCATTCACGGCAGGACCATCCGGTTCGTCGTCGAGGACAGCAGCTACCAGATGCAGAAGGCGATGCAGGGGTACAACAAGCTCGTCAACCGCGATCAGGTGTTCGCGATGTTCCTGTCGCTGGGAACCCCCATGAACATCGCCGGCTTCAAGCTCACGACCCCGAACAACATTCCGAACATCTCGCCACTTTCCGCCGCCCGCCAGATGGTGGAGGAACCGATCCGCCTGCGCTTCCTGGGGTCCAGCACGTACTACGACCAGCTGCGTCTGGCCGCGCGGTACATGGTGGAGCACCACGAGGTCACCACGGTCTGCACCATGTACATCCCGTCCGATTTCGGGATTGAAGTCCAAGAGGCCCTCAGCGACGAAGCCGCCGCAAACGCGGCGGTGACGTACGCCGCGGAAACCGCCCACAAGCCCGACGAGACGGACTTCGCAGGTTCCCTGCAGAAGCTCCGGTCCGAGGGCTGCGAGATGGTCGGACTCGCGCTGGGAATCCGCCAAACGATTACGGTGCTCGGAACCGCGAAGAAGCTCGGTTTCGACGACATCAAGTTCGTCGGGTCCTCGGGGAGCTTCCATACCCTCCTCGCGAAAGTACCCGGTGGCCTGACCGAAGGCCTGTTCGCCGCGGCCGGCTGGGCCGACCTGGCGGCCCGGGCCGACCAGCCCGAGCCGGCAGCCTTCATCGCGGCCTACACGGAAGCACACGGTGAGTTTCCGGGAACCGGCGCCCTGCTCGGCTACTCCGCTGCCACCGGCCTGACCCGGGCGCTGGAGAAGGCAGGGCGCAACCTCACTGTCGACACCTTCCTTGAGGCGATCGAGAGCCTGGACTACTACGACCCGATCCTTGACAACCACGTCGACTACTCGGCCGACGACCATCAGGGCTCGGACGAGGTCATCTTGTCAGTGGTCGAGGGCGGTCAATGGAAGGAGATCGCTCGACTCCAGTGA
- a CDS encoding AMP-binding protein — MLTLPPEAGQAVHADHAAPCAPYLIDGCDTVPKVFLHRCRTLEERIAHREKTLGIWRSHTWARFLDAARAIGMGLASLGLKRGDVVSVLSEDNKEWLYADLGVQCMGGITNGIYPTDSAEQVAFLLADSKSRFLIVENDEQLDKFLEIRDRVPNVLTCIVVERDGLRGFVDESVMFLDELYELGARAHSADPGRFEREIAASRPDDTAILIYTSGTTGQPKGAMISHENIVFSVQSGLRMLPVEDGDEQLCFLPLCHVLERLLSAFVPLAAKSVVNFAESPDTVFDNLREISPSFFTAVPRLWEKIYSRVMLLNEEATPLGRWAFGRAVACGMQRAEFRMTGRRVPDWLEARYRLWDWLVLANLRRMIGLDRARRVATGAAPISPDLVKWYWAIGLVMLEGYGQTESSGVLSVNLPDRNETGSIGVAVPGVEMRIAEDGEIVAKGPLVFQGYWNNPEKTAETIRDGWLHTGDVGRVDNRGFFWITGRIKDIIITAGGKNITPATMENQMKFSPYIADAVVVGDRRKYLTALIMIDQENVERFAQERRVPFSDFASLCAAEPVQTLIRTEVETVNNQFARVEQVKDFRLIDCLLTAEDDELTPTMKLRRDFVQRKHEALIAEMY, encoded by the coding sequence GTGTTAACCCTGCCACCGGAAGCCGGCCAGGCGGTCCACGCCGATCACGCCGCGCCCTGTGCCCCGTACCTGATCGACGGGTGCGACACGGTGCCAAAGGTGTTCCTGCACCGCTGCCGGACCTTGGAGGAACGGATCGCCCACCGGGAAAAGACGCTGGGAATCTGGCGGAGCCATACCTGGGCGCGGTTCCTCGACGCCGCTCGGGCAATCGGCATGGGGCTCGCGTCGCTGGGCCTCAAGCGAGGCGACGTGGTCTCCGTTCTCTCCGAAGACAACAAGGAATGGCTGTATGCCGATCTCGGGGTCCAGTGCATGGGCGGGATCACGAACGGCATCTATCCGACGGACAGCGCCGAGCAGGTGGCGTTCCTGCTCGCCGATTCGAAGAGCCGGTTCCTGATCGTCGAGAACGACGAGCAGCTCGACAAGTTTCTCGAGATCCGCGACCGCGTCCCGAACGTGCTCACGTGCATCGTGGTCGAGCGGGACGGATTGCGCGGCTTCGTTGACGAATCCGTGATGTTTCTCGACGAGCTGTACGAGCTGGGCGCCCGCGCCCACTCCGCGGACCCAGGGCGCTTCGAACGCGAAATCGCCGCGTCGCGTCCCGATGACACCGCCATTCTGATTTACACCTCTGGAACGACCGGACAGCCGAAGGGAGCGATGATCTCCCACGAGAACATCGTCTTTTCCGTGCAGTCGGGCCTCCGCATGCTCCCCGTCGAGGATGGGGACGAGCAGTTGTGCTTTCTGCCGCTCTGCCACGTGCTCGAACGTCTGCTGTCCGCCTTCGTGCCGCTGGCCGCGAAATCGGTGGTCAACTTCGCCGAGAGTCCCGACACCGTCTTCGACAACCTGCGCGAGATCTCGCCATCGTTCTTCACCGCGGTGCCGCGGCTCTGGGAAAAGATCTATTCGCGCGTCATGCTGCTGAACGAAGAGGCAACGCCGCTCGGCCGGTGGGCGTTCGGTCGGGCGGTTGCCTGCGGCATGCAGCGGGCCGAATTCCGGATGACGGGCCGCCGGGTGCCGGACTGGCTTGAGGCGCGCTACCGGCTCTGGGATTGGCTGGTGCTGGCCAACCTGCGCCGGATGATCGGACTTGACCGCGCGCGTCGCGTCGCGACGGGAGCCGCCCCCATCTCGCCGGACCTGGTGAAGTGGTACTGGGCGATCGGGCTGGTCATGCTCGAGGGCTACGGGCAGACCGAGAGCTCGGGCGTGCTCTCGGTCAACCTGCCGGACCGCAACGAGACCGGCTCGATCGGCGTTGCGGTCCCGGGCGTGGAAATGCGGATCGCGGAAGACGGCGAGATCGTGGCCAAGGGGCCCCTCGTGTTTCAGGGGTACTGGAACAACCCGGAGAAGACCGCGGAGACCATTCGTGACGGATGGTTGCACACGGGCGACGTGGGGCGGGTCGACAACCGGGGATTCTTCTGGATCACCGGGCGCATCAAGGACATCATCATCACGGCCGGGGGGAAGAACATCACGCCAGCGACGATGGAGAACCAGATGAAATTCTCTCCGTACATCGCTGATGCTGTCGTGGTCGGCGATCGCCGGAAGTACCTCACGGCGCTGATCATGATTGATCAGGAAAATGTGGAACGCTTCGCGCAGGAGCGCCGCGTGCCGTTCTCGGATTTCGCTTCACTGTGCGCTGCGGAACCCGTGCAGACATTGATCCGTACGGAAGTCGAAACCGTCAATAACCAGTTCGCGCGGGTCGAGCAGGTGAAGGACTTCCGCCTGATCGACTGCCTGCTCACGGCTGAAGACGATGAGCTGACACCCACCATGAAGCTTCGCCGCGACTTCGTGCAGCGCAAGCACGAGGCGTTGATCGCGGAAATGTACTGA
- a CDS encoding ABC transporter ATP-binding protein — protein sequence MSGALLQVRNLESYYGPVLAIRGISLDVREGTIVTVLGANGAGKTTLLKTISGVLNPEKGAVQFAGEAIAHKEPDAIVRRGIVHVPEGREIFPLLTVAQNLEMGAYSRADSGIAADISRVLDYFPILQERLAQPAGTLSGGQQQMLAVARGLMARPKLMLLDEPSLGLSPLLVRGIFTVIRRLNQERGISVLLVEQNAKLALEVADFGYVMETGRIVLDGPTEALKESRDIQEFYLGGHQNSVRGDRRWKRRKSWR from the coding sequence ATGAGCGGCGCCCTCCTCCAGGTCCGCAACCTGGAGAGCTACTACGGGCCCGTGCTGGCCATCCGCGGCATCAGTCTCGACGTGCGGGAGGGGACCATTGTGACCGTGCTCGGCGCCAACGGCGCCGGCAAGACCACCCTTCTGAAAACGATTTCGGGCGTGCTGAACCCGGAAAAAGGAGCAGTGCAATTTGCCGGTGAAGCCATCGCTCACAAGGAGCCCGACGCGATCGTGCGGCGCGGTATCGTGCACGTACCTGAAGGGCGCGAGATCTTTCCGTTGCTGACCGTGGCCCAAAATCTCGAGATGGGCGCGTACTCCCGCGCGGACAGCGGCATCGCCGCGGATATCAGCAGGGTCCTCGACTATTTTCCGATCCTTCAGGAACGGTTGGCGCAGCCTGCCGGCACGCTGTCGGGCGGCCAGCAGCAGATGCTCGCCGTCGCGCGCGGGCTGATGGCGCGCCCGAAGCTGATGCTCCTCGACGAGCCGTCCCTGGGTCTTTCGCCCCTACTCGTGCGCGGCATCTTCACCGTCATCCGACGCCTCAACCAGGAACGCGGAATCAGCGTGCTGCTCGTGGAGCAAAACGCCAAGCTGGCGCTCGAAGTCGCGGATTTCGGCTACGTGATGGAGACCGGCCGCATCGTGCTGGATGGCCCCACGGAGGCCCTCAAGGAAAGTCGGGACATCCAGGAGTTCTACCTTGGCGGCCACCAGAACAGCGTGCGTGGCGACCGACGCTGGAAACGCCGGAAGTCCTGGAGGTGA
- a CDS encoding ABC transporter ATP-binding protein, with protein sequence MSLLDVRDVTIRFGGVTALTNVSFSVEPGEIFAIVGPNGAGKSTLFNLISRFCEPDSGDVRLDGASLLNRRPADIAPLGIARTFQNIDLFETSTVLQNLLIGRHTHRRASFVSQAIFSPAARREEIAHREAVERVIDFLDLHASREQRIAGLPYGTRKVVEVGRALAMEPRIVLLDEPASGLSAEESRDMQFWISDIRAELGITILMVEHDMGLVSAVSDRVLVLAEGRVIALGTPAEVQSHPEVLHAFLGLDRSPAT encoded by the coding sequence GTGAGCCTGCTCGACGTGCGCGACGTTACCATCCGTTTCGGGGGTGTCACGGCGCTCACCAACGTCTCGTTCAGCGTCGAGCCCGGCGAGATCTTCGCCATCGTGGGGCCGAACGGAGCGGGCAAGTCGACGCTCTTCAACCTGATCTCCCGCTTTTGCGAGCCGGACTCCGGGGATGTGCGGCTAGACGGAGCCAGCCTTCTGAACCGGCGCCCGGCTGACATCGCCCCGCTTGGCATTGCCCGCACATTTCAGAACATCGACCTGTTCGAAACGTCGACCGTGTTGCAGAACCTGCTGATCGGCCGCCATACCCACCGCCGGGCTTCGTTCGTGTCGCAAGCGATTTTCAGCCCGGCAGCCCGGCGGGAGGAAATCGCGCATCGCGAAGCGGTCGAGCGGGTCATCGATTTCCTGGATCTGCACGCTTCCCGCGAACAGCGAATCGCCGGCCTCCCGTACGGCACCCGCAAGGTGGTGGAAGTCGGCCGGGCACTCGCCATGGAGCCCCGGATCGTCCTGCTGGACGAGCCGGCATCCGGGCTGTCCGCGGAAGAATCGCGGGACATGCAGTTCTGGATCAGTGATATCCGTGCGGAGCTCGGCATCACCATCCTCATGGTCGAGCATGACATGGGGCTGGTTTCCGCAGTGTCAGACCGGGTGCTGGTGCTGGCCGAAGGCCGGGTGATCGCACTTGGTACCCCTGCGGAGGTGCAGTCGCATCCGGAAGTCCTGCATGCGTTCCTGGGGCTCGACCGGAGCCCCGCGACATGA
- a CDS encoding branched-chain amino acid ABC transporter permease, with translation MRVPFKTSYNHDIRLFADGYQACRYAALVALAVGLPFVLDDFLIGEVTGVLIWAVAGMGLMLLTGHAGQVSLGHAAFLAVGCYAHAILMDRFGLPFLASFALAGVLTGIVGVLIAIPVFRLHGIYLAIATLALSMLVEDFIVLAEPWTGGVIGLTAPTITIAGIDVDRFSSPDRFYWLCLSIVLMITLGYRNILRAPLGRAFLAIRDSEVSAQAMGVRLAWTKAAAFGLSCLITGWAGALLGHFFYTFNHEVFTVVVSIQLLLMIVIGGIGSLHGAFYGALVVGVIPQAINIGRDWITEAIGTGGVAIPGLETGVFGLILVLFILFEPQGVHGRITKWRIYFELFPFYRRDLFRRQRSYLKTERVR, from the coding sequence ATGCGCGTTCCCTTCAAGACCAGCTACAACCACGACATCCGGCTGTTCGCCGACGGCTATCAGGCCTGTCGCTATGCCGCTCTCGTCGCGCTCGCCGTCGGGCTGCCGTTCGTGCTGGACGACTTCCTCATCGGGGAGGTCACGGGCGTCCTCATCTGGGCCGTCGCCGGCATGGGCCTCATGCTGCTGACGGGGCACGCCGGGCAGGTGAGCCTCGGCCACGCCGCATTTCTCGCCGTCGGCTGTTACGCCCATGCCATCCTGATGGACCGCTTCGGACTTCCGTTTCTGGCCTCGTTCGCGCTGGCCGGTGTCCTCACCGGGATTGTCGGCGTGCTGATCGCCATTCCCGTGTTCCGGCTTCACGGCATCTACCTCGCCATCGCGACGCTTGCCCTATCGATGCTGGTCGAGGACTTCATTGTCCTGGCCGAGCCGTGGACGGGAGGGGTGATTGGCCTGACCGCGCCGACCATCACTATCGCCGGGATAGACGTGGACCGGTTCAGTTCCCCGGACCGATTCTACTGGCTGTGCCTTTCGATCGTGCTCATGATCACGCTTGGATACCGCAACATCCTCCGCGCGCCGCTCGGCAGAGCTTTTCTCGCGATCCGCGATTCAGAGGTGTCTGCCCAAGCGATGGGAGTCCGACTGGCATGGACGAAAGCGGCTGCGTTCGGGCTGTCCTGCCTGATCACTGGCTGGGCCGGAGCCCTCCTCGGGCATTTCTTCTACACCTTCAACCACGAGGTCTTCACGGTGGTGGTCTCGATCCAGCTGCTGCTCATGATCGTCATTGGCGGGATCGGTTCGCTTCATGGCGCCTTCTACGGAGCTCTCGTGGTGGGGGTGATCCCCCAGGCCATCAATATCGGTCGGGACTGGATCACGGAGGCCATCGGTACCGGCGGGGTCGCGATTCCCGGGCTCGAGACCGGGGTGTTCGGCCTGATCCTGGTCCTCTTCATCCTCTTCGAGCCGCAGGGTGTCCACGGCAGGATCACCAAGTGGCGGATCTACTTCGAGCTGTTTCCGTTCTACCGCCGTGACCTGTTCCGTCGCCAGCGGTCGTATCTGAAAACGGAGCGCGTCCGGTGA
- a CDS encoding branched-chain amino acid ABC transporter permease produces the protein MEDLQLMVGGLANGCVYGLIALGFVLIYKATEQVNFAQGDMMMLGAFIAIGLGNESHGGLPFWLACVGAILIMAAFGMAVERTLLRPLFGQSQIAVVILTIAFGFVLRFVAGAIWGHDPLVMDHPVAGTHVAFGEVVLSADEIAVIAVTVLLTGLLYLFFSRTKLGVAMQAASQNQLAAYYMGIPVKRVHGLTWMLAGATAAVAGILFAAKGSVDPSAGLLGIKAFAAAVIGGFGSLPGALLGGLIIGLVEPFAARYVAAGYAQIAPYAVLLLVLIFRPHGLFAQVRGKKL, from the coding sequence TTGGAAGATCTTCAGCTCATGGTAGGCGGTCTTGCCAACGGCTGCGTCTATGGCCTGATCGCCCTTGGCTTCGTGCTGATCTACAAAGCCACCGAGCAGGTCAATTTTGCGCAGGGCGACATGATGATGCTCGGCGCCTTCATTGCCATCGGACTGGGCAACGAATCCCACGGCGGCCTGCCGTTCTGGCTGGCCTGCGTCGGTGCCATCCTGATCATGGCCGCGTTCGGCATGGCGGTCGAGCGGACCCTTCTTCGCCCCCTGTTCGGCCAGTCACAGATCGCCGTCGTCATCCTCACGATTGCGTTCGGTTTCGTGCTGCGGTTCGTCGCTGGCGCCATCTGGGGCCACGATCCACTGGTCATGGACCATCCGGTCGCAGGCACCCACGTTGCGTTTGGTGAAGTCGTCCTGAGTGCCGACGAAATCGCGGTGATCGCTGTCACCGTTCTGCTGACCGGCCTGTTGTACCTGTTCTTCAGCCGCACCAAACTTGGCGTTGCCATGCAGGCGGCAAGCCAGAACCAGCTGGCCGCCTATTACATGGGCATCCCCGTCAAGCGGGTCCATGGATTGACCTGGATGCTGGCCGGCGCGACCGCCGCCGTCGCAGGAATCCTGTTTGCCGCCAAGGGTTCGGTGGACCCGAGCGCCGGACTGCTTGGCATCAAGGCGTTTGCCGCGGCGGTCATCGGAGGGTTCGGGTCGCTGCCAGGAGCATTGCTGGGCGGCCTGATCATCGGCCTCGTGGAACCCTTCGCCGCTCGATACGTCGCGGCCGGTTATGCGCAGATCGCGCCCTATGCCGTCCTCCTCCTCGTGCTGATCTTCCGTCCGCACGGTCTGTTTGCTCAGGTCAGAGGCAAGAAGCTCTGA
- a CDS encoding DUF2244 domain-containing protein, whose protein sequence is MAPVQTLAACERTVLLDTVLLPHRSLGPTGFRLLMGTVAASCLTIGIVFASLGAWPVFAFLGLDMLLVYMAFRWSYRSARERERIRLDTEALQIVQTRADGRARSWTFQPHWLRIDFDDTGDRADQLRLSSHGRSLVIGAFLAPEERAKCAELLRDGIRRWRALPPSVVSPS, encoded by the coding sequence ATGGCACCGGTCCAAACACTTGCCGCCTGCGAGCGAACGGTCCTCCTCGACACCGTGCTCCTGCCGCACCGATCGCTCGGACCGACCGGCTTCCGTCTGCTCATGGGCACTGTCGCAGCGTCCTGCCTCACCATTGGAATCGTCTTCGCCTCGCTGGGGGCGTGGCCCGTCTTCGCGTTTCTCGGGCTCGACATGCTCCTTGTCTACATGGCATTCCGGTGGAGTTACCGGAGCGCGCGCGAACGTGAGCGGATACGACTTGACACGGAGGCACTCCAGATCGTGCAAACGCGCGCGGACGGCCGGGCCCGGTCCTGGACGTTTCAGCCGCATTGGCTTCGGATCGACTTCGACGATACCGGCGACCGCGCCGACCAGCTTCGGCTCTCCTCGCACGGCCGCAGCCTCGTGATCGGCGCATTCCTAGCCCCCGAGGAGCGTGCCAAGTGCGCAGAACTCCTCCGCGATGGTATCCGGCGTTGGCGGGCACTGCCGCCGAGTGTCGTCTCCCCGTCTTAG